In one window of uncultured Acetobacteroides sp. DNA:
- a CDS encoding radical SAM protein: MATFLFDKIIFGPIKSRRLGSSLGVNLLPNDCKLCSFDCIYCECGWNTPGIRKVFHPREEVKARLREKLEELGRQDSLPDVITFAGNGEPTMHPEFDGIIDDTIELRDALSPKTRIAVLSNATLIGREKVFNALRKVDQNILKLDSAFEDTVRLLNHPQGEYSTAVLVERLKKFEGNLTIQTLFVRGSYNGQPVDNTTPAELEAWMKLLAEIKPKELMVYTIARDTPAPDLVKVPEKELRAIADTVTQMLNIPVQVSA; encoded by the coding sequence ATGGCTACATTTCTATTCGATAAGATAATATTTGGCCCTATAAAGAGCCGCCGCCTGGGCAGCTCGCTCGGCGTTAACCTGCTGCCCAACGACTGCAAGCTGTGCTCGTTCGACTGCATCTACTGCGAGTGCGGGTGGAACACGCCCGGCATCCGCAAGGTATTCCACCCCCGCGAGGAGGTAAAGGCCCGCCTAAGAGAGAAGCTCGAGGAGCTCGGCCGCCAGGATAGTTTGCCCGACGTGATCACCTTTGCCGGCAACGGCGAGCCCACCATGCACCCCGAGTTCGACGGCATCATCGACGATACCATCGAGCTGCGCGATGCGCTGAGCCCCAAAACCCGGATTGCCGTGCTCTCCAACGCCACGCTCATCGGGCGCGAGAAGGTTTTCAACGCCCTGAGGAAGGTAGACCAGAACATCCTGAAGCTCGACTCGGCCTTCGAGGATACCGTGCGGCTGCTCAACCACCCCCAGGGCGAGTACTCCACCGCCGTGCTGGTGGAAAGGCTCAAGAAGTTCGAGGGCAACCTCACCATCCAGACGCTCTTCGTGCGCGGCAGCTACAACGGGCAACCGGTGGACAACACCACCCCCGCCGAGCTCGAGGCCTGGATGAAGCTGCTGGCCGAGATCAAGCCCAAGGAACTGATGGTGTACACCATTGCCCGCGACACCCCAGCCCCCGACCTGGTAAAGGTGCCGGAGAAGGAGCTTCGCGCCATTGCCGACACCGTAACGCAAATGCTAAACATACCCGTACAGGTATCCGCATAA
- a CDS encoding glycosyltransferase yields MKVLVAPLNWGVGHATRCIPIIHFLLKRGDDVHIAGDGQSLELLQSYFPQLAFHELPLLTITYTKHLPLYAAFPRMAARMLIHYFKDRRAIRRLMEQEHFECIFSDNRYGIRSAEAKSYLITHQLHVCFGCANSWLERLSARIIRRLIRPFNACLVPDYDSDNNLAGKIDKPNGGLKVLYTGPQSRFPLEEPDIPLPRYDLLIILSGPEPQRTKFERIVASLSACSAKRIMLVRGTKDAPNEPLPVNLNTLDFAGDLMLQTLIRNSKAIVARAGYSTIMDLNALGRGAVLVPTPHQPEQEYLATWLDGKRGFVKAGQNEKELQEWF; encoded by the coding sequence ATGAAGGTACTGGTAGCACCGCTCAACTGGGGAGTAGGGCACGCCACCCGATGCATCCCCATCATCCACTTCCTCCTGAAAAGGGGCGACGACGTGCATATTGCCGGCGACGGGCAGTCGCTGGAGCTGCTTCAGAGCTACTTCCCGCAGCTGGCGTTCCACGAGCTGCCCCTGCTGACGATCACCTACACCAAGCACCTTCCGCTCTACGCGGCCTTCCCCCGCATGGCCGCACGCATGCTCATCCACTACTTTAAGGACCGAAGGGCCATCCGCCGGCTGATGGAGCAGGAGCACTTCGAGTGCATCTTCTCCGACAACCGCTACGGCATCCGCAGCGCCGAGGCCAAGTCGTACCTCATCACCCACCAGCTGCACGTGTGCTTCGGCTGCGCCAACAGCTGGCTCGAGCGCCTCTCGGCCCGCATCATCCGCCGGCTGATCCGCCCCTTCAACGCCTGCCTGGTGCCCGACTACGACAGCGACAACAACCTGGCCGGGAAAATCGACAAGCCCAACGGCGGGCTAAAGGTGCTCTACACCGGCCCACAGTCGCGCTTCCCGCTCGAGGAGCCCGACATCCCGCTGCCCCGCTACGACCTGCTCATCATCCTATCGGGGCCCGAGCCCCAGCGCACCAAGTTCGAGCGGATCGTCGCCTCGCTCTCGGCCTGCAGCGCCAAGCGCATCATGCTGGTAAGGGGCACCAAGGATGCCCCAAACGAGCCGCTGCCGGTTAACCTCAACACGCTCGACTTTGCCGGCGACCTCATGCTGCAAACGCTCATCCGCAACTCCAAGGCCATCGTCGCCCGCGCCGGCTACAGCACCATTATGGATCTCAACGCCCTAGGTCGCGGCGCCGTGCTGGTGCCCACCCCCCACCAGCCCGAGCAGGAGTACCTGGCTACCTGGCTCGACGGCAAGCGCGGCTTCGTTAAGGCCGGGCAGAACGAGAAGGAGCTGCAGGAGTGGTTCTAG
- a CDS encoding DUF6261 family protein gives MKKVTFQSSPAHLLSQMQFYQYIIGQANSIHGLGDTVLTDTELKQLVAVLIALSGDYNKVLLRVQKSLITDDIVKQDRVRDFSIAALRAAIKNAHYSTDAEVVRCSVALTILLNTYSDAAREDLDTESATIDKLVGELEGPTYKPMVDTIGIAPNVARLKTDNNTFKTLYAKRTSEEVAKDASDTRELRSKVNEQYMLLCDYVLLKARMKDEPQYNQSVQIINEARSRYNALMAQHQANLKKEKEKEKEKEKEKNDKPTKS, from the coding sequence ATGAAAAAAGTAACCTTCCAGAGCTCTCCAGCTCACCTGCTCTCTCAGATGCAGTTTTACCAGTACATCATCGGCCAGGCCAACAGCATCCACGGGCTGGGCGATACCGTGCTTACCGATACCGAGCTCAAGCAGCTGGTTGCCGTGCTAATTGCGCTTTCGGGCGATTACAACAAGGTGCTACTCCGCGTTCAGAAGAGCCTCATCACCGACGACATCGTCAAGCAGGATCGGGTTCGCGACTTCAGCATCGCGGCGCTACGTGCCGCCATTAAGAACGCCCACTACTCCACCGATGCGGAGGTGGTACGCTGCTCTGTGGCCCTAACCATACTCCTGAACACCTACAGCGATGCCGCCCGGGAGGACCTAGACACCGAAAGCGCCACCATCGACAAGCTGGTGGGCGAGCTCGAGGGCCCCACCTACAAGCCCATGGTGGATACGATTGGAATTGCACCAAATGTCGCCCGCCTGAAGACGGACAACAACACCTTTAAGACGCTGTACGCCAAGCGTACCAGCGAGGAGGTGGCCAAGGATGCCTCCGATACGCGCGAGCTGCGCAGCAAGGTAAACGAGCAGTACATGCTGCTGTGCGACTACGTGCTGCTGAAGGCCCGCATGAAAGACGAGCCCCAGTACAACCAGTCGGTGCAGATCATCAACGAGGCCCGCAGCCGCTACAACGCCCTAATGGCCCAGCACCAAGCAAACCTGAAAAAGGAGAAAGAGAAAGAAAAGGAAAAAGAGAAGGAGAAGAACGACAAGCCCACCAAGAGCTAG